In the genome of Candidatus Binataceae bacterium, one region contains:
- a CDS encoding M23 family metallopeptidase has translation MISASPIDGLKASELHDSFNEIHYGHLHQAIDIMKPYGTAIHAVVDGTIRKLFHSRAGGITIYEFDEDAAYCYYYAHLDRYVNGLAEGMTVKHGQILGYVGMSGNAEPNAPQLHFAIARLGPDKRWWKGTPIDPYPVLVGLLYTASS, from the coding sequence GTGATTTCAGCGTCGCCGATCGACGGGCTCAAGGCCTCGGAGCTTCACGATAGCTTCAATGAAATTCATTATGGACATCTCCACCAAGCGATCGACATCATGAAACCCTACGGCACTGCGATACACGCCGTAGTTGACGGTACTATTCGCAAATTGTTTCACAGCCGGGCCGGCGGAATAACTATTTACGAGTTCGATGAGGACGCTGCGTATTGTTACTACTACGCACACCTCGACCGTTATGTAAATGGCCTAGCAGAGGGTATGACCGTGAAGCATGGTCAAATCCTGGGATACGTGGGCATGTCCGGCAATGCTGAACCGAACGCACCGCAGTTACATTTCGCAATCGCGCGACTTGGGCCTGATAAACGGTGGTGGAAAGGCACGCCGATCGATCCCTATCCAGTATTGGTCGGCCTTCTCTACACCGCGTCCAGCTGA